Within Quercus lobata isolate SW786 chromosome 5, ValleyOak3.0 Primary Assembly, whole genome shotgun sequence, the genomic segment GTCCTTGTTCATTGCTCTCTGGTTCATCTGATTTTACAGTCTGTGCCTTTCCAAATGCTGCACAACAAATGGTACATTATTAACAAAAAAGCTCCTAAATTTATACAACATATAGCGGAAAAGGTGGAGATACTCACGGTTAAGATAAGCAAGAGCCAGCGTGAAAATGATGTTGAAAACTAGTAAGAATCCAACCAGTGCTCCTGCGCCAATCCAATACCAATATGCTTGTGTGAAGAACCCACGAGACTTCAGAACTGAAATTCCCAGTGCTTCCGTTGTGCTACCCTATATTATTACAATTTAATCAAGCATTAGCTTGTTATTAACAGGAAGACGGCATAAATGTTCAGATGCACAGTCAAGAAGTTACATTTCTCCAGTTTCCCCCCAGGAACTCATTCACCACTATTGCATTCTGTCCGTACATCAAAGGCGATATCCAGTAACCCCATATCCACCATTTCTTTATATCATCTATAGAAGTAAGTCAACAGATGAAAAGGCAGTTCTTAAAGGTATAGTATAACAAACTGAAAAAAGGTTTAAATAAATTTCTCAGTTTAGTATATTGTTACCTTTGGAAAGTATAAAGCCACCTAAGGCAAAAAGTAAGAGCAACGCAAAGGACCCAAAAGTGTTGGCAACAATCATGTTTCTACCCATTGCTCCAATAGCTCGGAATAATGCAGAAGCCATTTGGTTCACAAGTAAGAGCAGAAGGTATTGTTTAAACAACCTGCAATATATACATTTGAATATATTGATTAGAATATAACACACAAGCTAAACCAATATCTAAATGAGCCACAATATCATTATAATTACCTTCCGGGACTTGGATCAAATCCAATGACATAATAGGTCATAAATACCCAAACTCCAACTTCTAAAAATGTTACTGGAATCTTGAGGATCCATGTTGGAAGAGCATATACCCAAGAAGGATAgaagaggagatccctttgctTGTAAAAGACAGGAAGCTTTACAATCGTCATAGAAAGCTCTGCCATTCCATTAAACATAATCATAATCACAGTGAAGAACAAAGCACCCGTATAAATTGATCCATCGGTTACTGATTCACGAGGCATCTTTGTCCGTAGGAAAAGTGTCATTGCAATCAGAGCCATCATAAAAAGCTAAAAgcacaaaaaccaaacaaacaaacaaagttaaaaatcaaaatcatactAAATGCAAATTAAAGCAAgagtaaaaaattaagttttaagcCTACTTGTGTAAGCTTGAAGATATAAACAAATGAATTCCTCTTCATCAGAAGGTATTCTCTTGAGAAATTAGCTTTTAACAGCTCCTTCTTGTTAACGCCATACTTGTTGGTTGTCAAAGCAGCCGGGTGGCTTTTACTCTTGTCATATGGAACTGAAAGTTCATCTCCTATACTCCTGCCAACATGGAATGATTGGAATGCCTCAGCAAATTCCTGAACTGTGACAAAACTGTAAGGCTCATCTTTGTGTGCCCAGTACTGCTCCTGATCTTTCCTTGATGTCACCTGTCATAATCGCAGATAATACATATGAGAACTCCACATGTAAGGCTCATCCTTAAGTTTTATATTAGTATGGATgagataaaaaagaatatatttacACTAACCTCTTGCAAGAAATCAGCCACGCCTTTTCTGTCCGGACATTTAAAACCCATGGATTCAAAATAGTCAAGAACTAGCTCACGGGGACCCTGGTACACAATGTAGCCATCAGAGAGGAGAATAATGTCATCAAAAAGATTATATGTCTCTGGTGCTGGCTGCAGTAGAGAGATGACTGCTGTTCCATCAAGAATGTGAACATATTGCTTGAGTGAATTCACAATTTGGAAAGTTGTCGAACTGTCCAATCCAGTTGATATTTCATCCATAAACAATGCCTTTGCTGGTCCAACCAACATCTCCCCTATAATTTGATTCAATATAGATTAGCATACATCCAATTTCATATCAACTAAACTGAATTCTATTTGCTATTGATTCGATATACCTGTTGTAACACGCTTCCTTTGTCCACCAGAAATACCCCTTATCATTTCATCTCCAACCATGGTATCAGCACACACATCTAAACCCAAAACCTATATATTTGAAGCAAATTAAAGAaactaaattatattatgtttacTGTGTCTTAATAGTCGAAAGCCTATGCCAAAACCGGCAATGTTACCTTTAATGTATAATCTGTCACCACTGTTGCCTCTTGGCCTTCAGTTGTGGCAGCCTGAAATAATAGAAGccaataaacaaaagaaagccACCATCACTCACTTGAATAAGTTATgttacaaataaaattaaagaagcTACTCAATCCAAAATTGAACATAAATGATCAACTATAATATGAATTATGCGAAATATTACAGTTGcaaccattattattatttttggaatcTCAATTGTTAAATGAGGTCCAGATACAGTTTCCTTAGAAGGGAAAAACTAATACTATAAATCTCGATCTAAGTGAAATACAAGAGTTCTGCTAAAGATACAAATTATAGGTCAAGAGCTTCTGCCTCACCTTCATGTAGATATCAATATCTGGATCTGGCTTGATATTTGcctctttttctcttctggACAACTCTGCTAGCATATCTGCAGATTACCAAAACAACGGTCATTCTTCCTAATATTACATATTACTCATGACAGTTCATCTAGAAATTTATATTGAAGGAAAGCTATAAAATAAGTGATCCTGTCACTAAATTAACTGACCGTAGCGTGATCCAACCCCTTGGCACCTTGCAGAGAAGCCCAGCGTTTCTCTTACAGTCATTTCTCCAATATGGAGATCATATTGACTGATATAGGCAGCAGTTCTCTGGGGTACAAACTCATTCATGCCATGGCCGTTGTAAGTCACCCTCCCAGACAACTGAAgaagaattttatatatatttttttcttttaatcagAGATGATACTAAAGATTTAAATAGAGTAAAGAATTGCAAAATTCAAGGATGAGTTGAAGCTGAAATCAAATTATTTTCACCTTTAGATCAGGATCTAGCTTTCCGGCCAAAGCCAACAAGAGTGTTGTCTTCCCCGAACTTGGAGGACCCAATAGCAATGTCATTCTGCAAAATACATATGCAGAAAATGAGAATGGTTCCTAGAAACTAATCGTAAACATTCAGAGTCCAGTGCATATTATAGCTGAGGTTGATTTCTCACCTTCTAGGCTTGATGATTCCACTAACATCTTTAAGGATAGACATGTGTTTCTTTTTACTTGGAAGAATATAGAGAGAATTTAAAAAACCCTGCGCACAGTGAAAAGTAAATTCAATAACAACTTAACAGAAACACTTCAAAAGCGAAATTGTGTAACTGACAAGTACATATTTTGCTGCTGGTTACCTCTACAATATTGACAATGAAGTTAAAGAATGTAGGCAAAGCTCTGCCACCCACATATGCTTCTGCCTCAACATTTAGGTGCTCAAATCGTACTTCAATTGTTGGAAGATCAATTCCAACTCTAATTAAATTCCAAGAAACCCGAGAAATTAAAATCCATTACAATACAAACCGaagtatatatgaaaattttgaaacataaattGGCAGAACTCTTACCTGTCTATCCGGTTCCTGACCTTCATCAAGAACTTCTCATTGTCCTCTTCTGCTACTTTCACCAACCTCTCAAGCAATTGCTTCCTTTCTTCAAATCCAAGACTTTCTATATTGATTTCATTAGCCTCACCTTTTGAGGTAGTTAATATACCTTTTCTTAGACGATCAAACGTTGGAAGCTTTTCAAGGGCAGCCCATTTGAGAGCTTCTTCATCGTCTTCTTCACGTGAAGACCTGTTGAAAACTTCCACAGAGTTGTTCCTCCATCGGGAAGAACTATTCACTCTTATACTACTACTAGCCTTGTAAATGTCACCCCCTTCCATTACAACCAACAGCTAAAACCCACCAAGTCCCCCccagaaatatatatatatatatatatatatatttcttcagAATTCAATTCAATGTGTGTAAATGTTCAAACTTTATGGCTAAAACCAAAGACAGGTCCTGCTGCAATAACTGCAAAAGCccaccaaaacccagaaaaagtttttgttttcttaatatagaagtgaattaaacaaaaaaaagatgatCAAACTCTCTATGCTTTTTTTCTCTGTATGTTGGTTTGGAACTTGTCCCAACAATGAATATGAAGCAACATTATCGGTGACATATATAGAGTGAGGACATGGAAGTGTATTCACATCACAATATCCTTTAATGCTTCGTACGTACGTGGAAACTGGCGCGGAAACTCACATGTTGAAATGTAAATATTCAATGAAAGTGTGACCTTTGGTTCATGGACTCGAAAAAATTAGGTGCCACCTATTTTGAAAACGTTTTTCGTAAACtccaaatatattaattattgtttagcaaaatatatatatatatatatatttattattgtgtACCAAACCAAAGTTTTGttagtaatttaattattagtattatactaattaatatacatttttttttttggatgaaaccTACATACAAATCTTGGATagaagttatttttatttttattttttttcctttacaaaaCCCAACTTATATGTTGAAAAGGtagaaattcaatttcaatgtcACTTTGGTCCTTTGGACTTGAAAAAAAGATGCCAAttctttttacataatttttcgTAAACTCTAAATATATTCATTCTTGTGTACCAAGCCAATGTTTTATTAGCAATTTAGTTATTATTGCACTAATTAACATACAAATCTTGGATAAaagttatagttttttttatccCTTACAAAACCAATTTATATGTTGAAAAGATAGATAATTTCAATGTCATCACTTTGGTCCTTTGGAGTTGAAAAAAGATGCCACTtctttttacaacatttttgtgactcaaaactcaaaactcaaaatatatttattcttgtttgagaaatgatatgttcataatatttttacaataaatcttaagtggtaagttggtactagttgttattgttgggttaaaaaagtaatttcaatgctaaattcaaatttgaaccaataacaactaaccacctatgatttattgtgaaaatgttgtaaaaatgttgtagacgtaacaCTTCTCTTCTTGTTTACCAAGTCAATCTTTTGTtagcaattttattattattactttaattAACATACAAATCTTGGATAAAAGTTAAAGTTTCTTTTCCCTCTTACAACAACTACGggaggggatttttttttttttttttaattttataatactaCAAGTTGGGGACCGCTTGTTTTATTTACACCAAGGGGAAGGAAAGATTCAAACGCAAGTGTTTTGAAAGAAGTAATTAAACTATACCAccaagtttaagtttttatttaccttctttttttcttttcttttttttacttactataACTTACTACGTGATGGGGAAGAGAAATTTGAACCTCAAACTCTCGATTTCGAGAG encodes:
- the LOC115989095 gene encoding pleiotropic drug resistance protein 1-like — encoded protein: MEGGDIYKASSSIRVNSSSRWRNNSVEVFNRSSREEDDEEALKWAALEKLPTFDRLRKGILTTSKGEANEINIESLGFEERKQLLERLVKVAEEDNEKFLMKVRNRIDRVGIDLPTIEVRFEHLNVEAEAYVGGRALPTFFNFIVNIVEGFLNSLYILPSKKKHMSILKDVSGIIKPRRMTLLLGPPSSGKTTLLLALAGKLDPDLKLSGRVTYNGHGMNEFVPQRTAAYISQYDLHIGEMTVRETLGFSARCQGVGSRYDMLAELSRREKEANIKPDPDIDIYMKAATTEGQEATVVTDYTLKVLGLDVCADTMVGDEMIRGISGGQRKRVTTGEMLVGPAKALFMDEISTGLDSSTTFQIVNSLKQYVHILDGTAVISLLQPAPETYNLFDDIILLSDGYIVYQGPRELVLDYFESMGFKCPDRKGVADFLQEVTSRKDQEQYWAHKDEPYSFVTVQEFAEAFQSFHVGRSIGDELSVPYDKSKSHPAALTTNKYGVNKKELLKANFSREYLLMKRNSFVYIFKLTQLFMMALIAMTLFLRTKMPRESVTDGSIYTGALFFTVIMIMFNGMAELSMTIVKLPVFYKQRDLLFYPSWVYALPTWILKIPVTFLEVGVWVFMTYYVIGFDPSPGRLFKQYLLLLLVNQMASALFRAIGAMGRNMIVANTFGSFALLLLFALGGFILSKDDIKKWWIWGYWISPLMYGQNAIVVNEFLGGNWRNGSTTEALGISVLKSRGFFTQAYWYWIGAGALVGFLLVFNIIFTLALAYLNPFGKAQTVKSDEPESNEQGQRTGEGIQSTLRGNSSSHHSNIGSRRRISSSARPGAEIEASRNGKRGMVLPFDQHSITFDDIIYSVDMPQEMKSQGVIEDKLVLLNGVSGAFRPGVLTALMGVSGAGKTTLMDVLAGRKTGGYIEGNITISGFPKNQETFARISGYCEQNDIHSPHVTVYESLLYSAWLRLSSEVHSETRKMFIEEVMELVELNPLRNALVGLPGVNGLSTEQRKRLTIAVELVANPSIIFMDEPTSGLDARAAAIVMRTVRNTVDTGRTVVCTIHQPSIDIFEAFDELFLMKRGGQEIYVGPLGHHSSHLIKYFESIEGIRKIKDGYNPATWMLEVTSSAEEIALGVDFTNVYRNSDLYRRNKALIQELSKPAPNKKELYFPTQYAQSFFTQCMACLWKQHWSYWRNPPYTAVRFLFTVFIALIFGTMFWDLGSKTKRQQDLFNAMGSMYAAVLFLGVQNASSVQPVVAVERTVFYRERAAGMYSALPYAFAQVTIELPYVFVQAVFYGIIVYAMIGFEWTVAKFFWYLFFMYFTLLYFTYYGMMTVAVTPNHHIASIISSAFYAIWNLFSGFIIPRTRIPVWWRWYYWACPVAWTLYGLVVSQFGDIEELMTDGNNESVKEFVKSYFGYKHDFLGVVAVVVAGVAVLFAFIFAVSIKIFNFQRR